One Candidatus Nitrospira nitrificans DNA segment encodes these proteins:
- a CDS encoding inorganic pyrophosphatase encodes MRAGSDPFQRLLGLMFKAHPWHGVSIGEEAPDVVTAYIEIVPTDTVKYEVDKNSGFLKVDRPQRFSNCCPVYYGLIPQTYSGDQVAGIFAKRARRKGMVGDGDPLDICVLSEKSIPHSDILLTALPIGGLSLADGGEADDKIIAVMRDDAVYGGFTDISECPGALMDRLQHYFLTYKSAPGTTHHKVEITSVYGREEARKVIRASHADYRAKYPELGSLWPKNL; translated from the coding sequence ATGCGAGCGGGAAGCGATCCCTTTCAACGCCTGCTTGGGCTGATGTTTAAGGCGCATCCGTGGCATGGTGTATCGATCGGGGAGGAAGCTCCGGATGTGGTCACGGCCTACATCGAAATCGTCCCCACCGATACGGTCAAATATGAAGTGGACAAGAACAGCGGCTTTCTCAAGGTGGATCGGCCTCAGCGCTTTTCCAACTGCTGTCCCGTTTACTATGGACTCATTCCGCAGACCTACTCAGGAGACCAAGTCGCCGGCATCTTCGCCAAACGAGCTCGCCGCAAGGGCATGGTGGGAGACGGTGATCCGCTTGATATCTGTGTGTTGTCGGAGAAGAGCATTCCACACAGCGACATCCTCCTTACGGCGCTGCCGATCGGCGGGTTGAGCCTGGCCGACGGCGGCGAGGCCGACGACAAGATCATCGCCGTGATGCGAGACGATGCCGTCTACGGAGGCTTCACGGACATTTCAGAATGTCCGGGGGCCCTCATGGATCGACTTCAGCATTATTTTTTGACCTATAAGAGTGCGCCCGGGACCACGCATCATAAAGTTGAAATCACCAGCGTGTATGGACGGGAGGAAGCGCGGAAAGTCATCCGTGCCAGCCATGCCGACTATCGCGCGAAGTATCCGGAGTTGGGTTCCTTATGGCCGAAGAATCTCTAG
- a CDS encoding CPBP family intramembrane glutamic endopeptidase: protein MSDQALVIGQSSDFPQRDHPIVPDQSIPPYGSRWSLVVSGVCAGILLAALGAVLWFSVTLPKLQRFEDPDRALELMVGRTLEAQDSLRRAPEWQQWLADWTMGSDGEARRQAIQWYRELVETTDDPLSKLRLAVLLGESGQETAALAETKAWQGRGASALLFGPLIEAAYGSRPLDRTQEAELQASLAEALPSGWFYDRLAARLARRAGHQDLLTTVDEQAVLREDRVQRWIRPLIMFELMCLVMGSAMLVAVTRIRGKRVDILRLHVPGIPPPWSGGTAAAVILRGGALGVVTTAMILSSSSFQHAPLRALAIPLANLPLLVLAYVRLLKPAGLTFSNGFGLRIKRDNLGRLACTVLAVVAAGLWGEWVMGRAAEFLNLNNHWTEWFDPDLVWGAPSVMAVSVLEYVIFAPIFEELAFRGLLFAMLRRRLEFLPAALISTSLFALAHGYSLIGFVSVFWSGFLWAWIYERTGSLIPGIVAHAMNNLLVCLTVMALLR, encoded by the coding sequence ATGAGCGACCAAGCACTCGTCATCGGACAATCATCGGATTTCCCGCAGCGCGACCACCCGATAGTTCCTGACCAATCGATTCCCCCGTACGGTTCTCGATGGTCGCTGGTTGTGAGCGGAGTTTGCGCCGGTATTCTGCTGGCGGCACTCGGCGCTGTGCTGTGGTTTTCGGTAACCCTTCCAAAACTTCAGCGATTTGAGGACCCGGATCGTGCTCTTGAGCTGATGGTGGGCCGTACCCTGGAAGCACAAGACAGCCTTCGGCGCGCGCCGGAATGGCAACAGTGGCTGGCTGACTGGACGATGGGCAGCGATGGTGAAGCCCGGAGGCAAGCGATTCAGTGGTATCGGGAACTGGTTGAGACGACCGATGATCCTCTGTCGAAGCTTCGGCTGGCCGTTCTACTCGGGGAATCCGGACAGGAAACGGCGGCGCTCGCCGAGACCAAGGCGTGGCAAGGCCGTGGTGCCTCGGCATTACTATTCGGACCACTGATCGAGGCTGCGTACGGTTCCCGGCCGCTTGATAGGACACAAGAGGCAGAGTTACAGGCCTCGCTGGCGGAAGCGTTGCCGAGCGGATGGTTCTATGATCGCCTTGCCGCGAGATTGGCTCGACGTGCGGGCCATCAGGACCTCTTGACGACGGTGGATGAGCAGGCGGTACTCCGAGAGGATCGGGTCCAGCGATGGATCCGCCCATTGATCATGTTCGAGTTGATGTGCCTGGTGATGGGGTCGGCCATGCTGGTGGCGGTGACCAGAATCCGGGGAAAGCGGGTGGACATTCTGCGTCTCCATGTACCCGGGATTCCACCTCCTTGGTCCGGAGGAACTGCCGCTGCCGTCATCCTCCGCGGCGGCGCCTTAGGAGTCGTCACGACTGCCATGATTCTGTCTTCGTCGTCATTTCAGCATGCGCCGTTGCGTGCCTTGGCCATTCCCTTGGCTAACCTACCGCTGCTGGTCCTCGCCTACGTTCGACTGCTGAAGCCGGCCGGCCTGACGTTCTCGAACGGATTCGGTCTCAGGATCAAGCGAGATAACCTTGGACGCCTGGCCTGCACGGTGCTTGCGGTTGTCGCAGCCGGACTTTGGGGCGAATGGGTGATGGGGAGGGCTGCCGAATTCTTGAATCTCAATAACCACTGGACGGAATGGTTTGATCCGGATCTCGTGTGGGGAGCTCCATCCGTCATGGCCGTGAGCGTGCTCGAGTATGTCATCTTCGCGCCGATCTTCGAGGAACTTGCGTTTCGGGGATTGCTGTTCGCGATGCTCCGCCGCCGGTTGGAATTCCTTCCTGCGGCCCTGATCAGCACCAGTCTCTTTGCCCTCGCCCACGGCTATAGCCTGATCGGCTTCGTCAGTGTCTTTTGGAGCGGGTTCCTCTGGGCGTGGATCTATGAACGGACGGGGAGCCTGATTCCAGGCATAGTCGCCCACGCGATGAACAATTTGCTCGTGTGCCTCACGGTGATGGCGTTGCTTCGTTGA
- a CDS encoding pyridoxal-phosphate-dependent aminotransferase family protein produces the protein MESFHAPRRLLLGPGPSIVHPRVLQALAAPLVGHLDPTFLRVMTDIQSLLRHVFSTTNQFTIAVSGTGSAGMEAAVVNVIEPGDSVIVGINGVFGTRLATVVERCGGKAVRVEVPWGQVIEPDMIAAAFRQSSPVKAVVLVQAETSTGAWQPLEPISALCRAYNALLIVDAVTSLAGIPVEVDRWGIDVCYSATQKCLSCPPGLAPLTLSQRALSVIKLRRSPCQSWYLDLSLIAEYWTEHNRAYHHTAPISMLYALREALRLVEEEGLPARFARHHLNSRALLAGLMALGLDPLPPPDRRLPTLICVTIPAHIDEAAVRSQLLERFGIEIGGGLGPLKGKVWRIGLMGESSTEANVLTLLNAMEEIGIRRGWVSTPGAALQAAAHIYSGGR, from the coding sequence ATGGAGAGCTTTCACGCCCCACGACGACTGCTCCTAGGGCCGGGCCCCAGCATCGTGCACCCTCGGGTACTCCAAGCCTTGGCCGCTCCGTTGGTCGGGCATCTGGATCCGACATTCTTGCGAGTGATGACCGACATTCAGAGCCTCTTGCGCCACGTATTCTCGACGACGAATCAGTTTACGATCGCCGTCTCGGGAACTGGATCAGCCGGCATGGAAGCGGCGGTCGTCAATGTTATTGAACCAGGCGACTCCGTCATCGTGGGTATCAACGGGGTGTTCGGTACTCGACTTGCCACAGTCGTTGAGCGCTGCGGAGGCAAGGCCGTTCGAGTGGAAGTTCCATGGGGGCAGGTGATCGAGCCCGATATGATTGCCGCAGCGTTCCGGCAGTCGAGCCCGGTGAAGGCCGTTGTGCTGGTCCAGGCCGAAACGTCGACAGGGGCGTGGCAACCTCTCGAACCGATCAGCGCCCTGTGTCGCGCGTACAACGCGCTCCTGATCGTTGATGCGGTCACGTCGCTTGCTGGAATCCCGGTGGAGGTCGATCGATGGGGCATCGATGTGTGTTACAGCGCCACGCAAAAGTGTCTCAGTTGCCCGCCCGGCTTGGCTCCCTTGACGTTAAGCCAGCGCGCGCTTTCCGTCATCAAGCTCCGCCGCTCTCCTTGTCAAAGCTGGTATTTGGATTTATCCCTCATTGCGGAGTACTGGACGGAGCACAACCGTGCCTACCATCATACGGCGCCGATTTCGATGCTGTATGCCCTGCGGGAGGCGTTGCGCCTGGTTGAGGAAGAAGGGCTTCCAGCCAGATTTGCCCGCCATCACCTGAATAGCCGCGCGTTGCTCGCGGGACTGATGGCGCTCGGTCTCGACCCGTTGCCTCCTCCTGATCGGCGGCTTCCGACGCTGATCTGCGTCACCATTCCAGCACACATCGATGAGGCAGCCGTCCGCTCCCAATTGCTGGAAAGGTTCGGCATCGAAATCGGCGGAGGCCTTGGCCCGCTCAAGGGAAAGGTCTGGAGGATCGGACTGATGGGAGAATCCTCGACGGAGGCCAATGTGCTGACGCTGTTGAACGCCATGGAGGAGATCGGGATTCGTCGCGGGTGGGTTTCGACTCCCGGCGCCGCGCTGCAAGCGGCGGCGCATATCTATAGCGGAGGGCGATAG
- a CDS encoding alpha/beta fold hydrolase, whose protein sequence is MSVRVATAGSGEKLILCLHGFPESAISWRHQIDPLAQAGYRVWAPDLRGYGGTTRPAGIDSYRIESLMDDVTGLLDAARVQRAILVGHDWGGIIAWYYAMRHATRVEALIIVNAPHPACFEREVRHWRQLHRSWYMGVFQLPWLPEEALSAGHGCMIGEIFRRMAKQMPDDLIQLYQRQACEPGALTAMVNYYRAALRGGGALRQRRLGYPTIHVPTLVIWGVQDQALVSQNLDRLHDVVDQLTVVTVADAGHFVHEDKPEQVTRDLLMWLQYHGRT, encoded by the coding sequence TTGTCCGTTCGAGTGGCAACGGCCGGGTCCGGCGAGAAGCTGATACTTTGCCTGCATGGGTTTCCGGAATCCGCCATCTCGTGGCGACATCAAATTGATCCGCTGGCACAGGCTGGGTATCGGGTCTGGGCGCCCGATCTCCGAGGATATGGTGGCACGACGCGACCAGCGGGCATTGACAGCTACCGAATCGAATCCTTGATGGACGATGTCACCGGACTTCTCGATGCCGCCCGGGTTCAACGGGCCATTCTGGTCGGGCATGATTGGGGTGGAATCATCGCCTGGTACTATGCGATGCGGCACGCCACGCGTGTAGAAGCCTTGATCATTGTGAACGCGCCCCACCCCGCCTGTTTTGAGCGGGAAGTGCGGCACTGGCGGCAGTTGCACCGTTCCTGGTACATGGGAGTTTTCCAACTGCCCTGGCTTCCTGAAGAGGCATTGTCCGCCGGTCATGGTTGCATGATCGGTGAGATCTTTCGGCGTATGGCGAAGCAGATGCCGGACGATCTTATTCAACTGTATCAACGACAAGCCTGCGAACCGGGAGCCCTCACAGCCATGGTGAATTACTATCGCGCGGCTCTCCGCGGCGGCGGGGCATTGCGTCAGCGCAGGTTGGGATATCCTACCATTCACGTCCCTACTCTGGTGATCTGGGGAGTCCAGGATCAGGCACTCGTCAGTCAGAATCTTGATAGGCTGCACGATGTGGTCGACCAGCTGACGGTGGTGACGGTCGCCGACGCCGGACATTTTGTGCATGAAGACAAGCCGGAGCAGGTCACGCGTGACCTGCTGATGTGGTTGCAGTATCACGGGAGGACCTGA
- a CDS encoding rhodanese-like domain-containing protein produces the protein MRALIVLPLAVILSAVFSFPLSVFSQGFPPLVKQKVEAAQKQVKTIGMDEYRKLVENPGAALIVDVREPHEYAAGHVPGAINIPRGVLEFKIWSHVDFPAKTEMDRPLILQCQSGNRASLAAQSLQDLGFTRPTAVVMSLEEWQTAGHPFTK, from the coding sequence ATGCGCGCCTTGATCGTACTCCCACTGGCCGTCATTCTGAGTGCAGTGTTCTCGTTCCCTTTGTCGGTCTTCTCCCAGGGTTTCCCTCCGTTAGTGAAGCAGAAGGTGGAAGCGGCGCAGAAGCAGGTGAAGACGATCGGCATGGACGAGTATCGGAAGCTTGTTGAGAATCCTGGTGCTGCCTTGATTGTGGACGTACGAGAGCCGCATGAGTACGCGGCCGGGCATGTGCCCGGAGCGATTAATATTCCTCGCGGCGTGCTCGAATTCAAAATCTGGAGTCATGTGGATTTTCCCGCCAAGACTGAGATGGATCGCCCTCTCATTCTGCAATGCCAAAGCGGGAATCGAGCCTCGCTCGCCGCGCAATCTCTCCAGGATCTCGGATTCACGCGACCGACGGCGGTCGTCATGAGTCTTGAAGAGTGGCAGACGGCCGGTCATCCTTTTACAAAGTAA
- a CDS encoding lactonase family protein, whose product MKTRSLSWLALPVLLLLGGCPEGGGGDGGFGNGGGISSRIAYVANSGSNNVSGYMIATTGALTTIIGSPFSGVTTPSAITVSANSAFVYVTNQGGANTVSAFRINSTTGELTLVAGSPFAAGTTPNAVTVSPNGNFLYVANGGGNVSAYTITAGTGALTPVAGSPFAAGTTPNALTVSPNGNFLYIANGGGNVSAYTITAGTGALTPVAGSPFAAGTTPNALTVSPNGNFLYVTNGSSDNVSTFTIDGTTGALTSPATIAAGISPSGVSIEPNGLFLYVANGGSNNVLAYTITAGTGALTPVSGALGNPFSAGTTPSGIAMPGRP is encoded by the coding sequence ATGAAGACACGATCGTTGTCATGGCTCGCGCTTCCGGTATTGCTGCTTCTTGGTGGGTGTCCGGAGGGTGGGGGCGGAGATGGAGGATTTGGAAACGGCGGTGGAATAAGTTCGCGAATAGCGTATGTCGCGAATAGCGGGTCCAACAATGTGTCGGGGTACATGATCGCAACAACCGGAGCTCTGACGACTATTATCGGTTCTCCATTTTCTGGCGTAACGACTCCCTCTGCGATTACTGTGTCTGCCAACAGCGCATTCGTGTATGTCACCAATCAGGGTGGAGCAAACACGGTATCGGCATTCAGGATCAACAGCACGACGGGTGAGTTAACGCTTGTGGCAGGTTCACCCTTTGCGGCTGGGACCACCCCCAATGCGGTGACAGTCTCCCCCAACGGAAACTTCTTATACGTCGCAAATGGCGGTGGGAACGTGTCAGCCTACACCATCACGGCAGGCACGGGCGCACTCACGCCGGTGGCAGGTTCACCCTTTGCGGCTGGGACCACCCCCAATGCATTGACAGTTTCCCCCAACGGAAACTTCTTATACATCGCAAATGGCGGTGGGAACGTGTCAGCCTACACCATCACGGCAGGCACGGGCGCACTCACGCCGGTGGCAGGTTCACCCTTTGCGGCTGGGACCACCCCCAATGCATTGACAGTCTCCCCCAACGGAAACTTCTTATATGTGACGAATGGCAGCAGCGACAACGTGTCGACGTTCACAATTGATGGGACTACAGGAGCATTGACATCACCAGCCACAATTGCTGCCGGCATATCGCCAAGCGGAGTTTCCATTGAACCGAATGGTCTGTTTTTATACGTCGCCAACGGTGGCAGTAATAATGTATTGGCTTATACCATCACAGCAGGAACTGGCGCTCTGACTCCAGTCAGTGGCGCGTTGGGAAACCCCTTTTCCGCAGGAACGACACCGTCTGGTATCGCCATGCCTGGTCGGCCGTAA
- a CDS encoding putative quinol monooxygenase, with product MAPDPSLRVIARVRAKTEYVAQVRDILSALVEPTRRESGCLSYELLQNGSDPTDFVFVQQWASAAAERAHFVTSHISIALQRLAGLLAAEPGDLSIYCHEMTWCDGIPARQAWLRHSLMQCYTARP from the coding sequence ATGGCTCCGGATCCTTCTCTCAGAGTGATTGCCCGTGTCAGGGCTAAGACAGAGTATGTCGCACAGGTTCGGGACATCTTATCCGCGCTGGTTGAACCGACACGCCGCGAATCGGGATGCCTAAGTTACGAGCTTCTGCAGAATGGCTCCGATCCAACCGACTTTGTCTTCGTCCAACAATGGGCGAGTGCGGCAGCGGAACGGGCACATTTCGTCACCTCGCACATTTCCATTGCGCTGCAACGGTTGGCGGGATTGTTGGCCGCCGAGCCCGGAGATCTGTCGATATACTGTCATGAAATGACGTGGTGTGATGGGATTCCGGCACGTCAAGCTTGGCTTCGCCATTCATTGATGCAGTGCTATACTGCGCGACCATGA
- a CDS encoding aldose 1-epimerase, whose amino-acid sequence MTPVTPDTELSLAFENQRVVVSPWGASLRRYLLFNDGGRETDIVWGYSGGGGKQGGQGDVLIPFPGRIGDGRYSFDGRRFELECNDKEGPNAIHGFVRSLPWHVRDANANRVTFEIHLDAEAYAGRGYPFSLAVEVGYDLGASGLTCTFAVQNVGQQAAPVGIGFHPYFTVGTTTIDEAEVRIPGAAYLEFNERLIPTGKVLSVTGTPWDYRRFRKIGCQRFNHCYVQLERDAQGTATASLRDTVRNRIIDITMDHAFSSVVVYTGDAIADAPRAALAVEPMTCASDAFNHPGWGLKRLVPGETFSGRYTVRHRFLNKPESVFRPSQL is encoded by the coding sequence ATGACGCCTGTCACACCGGATACTGAACTCTCCTTAGCGTTTGAAAACCAGCGTGTGGTTGTTTCTCCATGGGGAGCCTCGTTACGACGCTACTTGCTGTTCAACGACGGAGGGCGGGAAACGGATATCGTGTGGGGCTATTCGGGTGGCGGCGGGAAGCAAGGCGGACAGGGCGACGTACTCATCCCGTTTCCCGGCCGCATCGGCGATGGGCGCTATTCGTTCGATGGGCGGCGATTTGAACTGGAATGCAACGACAAGGAAGGGCCGAATGCTATTCATGGATTCGTCCGCAGCCTGCCGTGGCACGTGCGGGACGCTAACGCAAACAGGGTGACATTTGAGATTCATCTCGACGCCGAGGCGTATGCCGGACGAGGCTATCCCTTTTCACTCGCTGTCGAGGTGGGGTATGACCTCGGTGCCTCCGGCCTCACCTGCACATTCGCCGTGCAAAACGTCGGGCAACAGGCCGCACCGGTCGGAATCGGTTTTCATCCCTACTTCACTGTTGGAACGACCACCATCGACGAGGCTGAGGTGCGGATTCCGGGAGCCGCCTATTTGGAATTCAACGAGCGGCTTATTCCGACGGGCAAGGTTCTGAGCGTGACCGGCACGCCGTGGGACTACCGGCGATTCCGCAAGATCGGTTGTCAGCGCTTCAACCATTGTTATGTACAGCTCGAACGCGACGCGCAAGGAACGGCTACGGCATCCCTGCGCGATACGGTGCGCAATCGCATAATCGATATTACGATGGATCACGCGTTTTCCTCAGTGGTCGTGTATACCGGAGATGCCATTGCAGACGCGCCACGAGCCGCGCTTGCCGTCGAACCGATGACCTGCGCGAGTGATGCGTTCAATCATCCGGGCTGGGGGCTGAAGCGGCTCGTTCCCGGCGAGACATTCTCTGGACGGTATACCGTGCGGCATCGCTTCCTGAACAAACCTGAGAGCGTGTTTCGGCCTTCGCAGCTCTGA
- a CDS encoding lactonase family protein → MVRRDTHNILILKQALLGGLFSLIVLSSGCGDDGGGGGGFGGTGGGTLGGLGTTSILYVANTGSDNVSGYGINTTGGTLTAIPGSPFLNVSGPSAMAVSSNGFFAYVTNSRANNVTAFRISTEGALLSVPTTPSNPNPVSVDAAPGALAIAPNTKHVYVASSGIDTVTAFNLEASGALTLIPQTSGAANPVAVNGSDPVAIAITPSGTFLYVANSGSNNVTAFSIGATGLVGLITPSGANTNPLSTGGTVPKSMAISPNGSFLYVANSGSHNVTVFQIGANGLLTLVPPAGAGTNPVSTGSTTPNSLMISSNGRFLYSANGGGTISAFTIGSDGLLTLVPGSAGNLNPVSAGMNANPVALTMSPDGRFLYVANVTPQGGRVAAYIINVETGTLAPLTALVGNPFLAGTTPSAIATPGRP, encoded by the coding sequence ATGGTCCGCCGAGACACTCACAACATTTTGATCCTGAAGCAGGCACTACTGGGAGGGCTCTTTTCATTGATAGTGCTCTCGTCAGGTTGTGGCGACGACGGTGGTGGGGGTGGGGGATTTGGAGGAACCGGAGGAGGGACGTTAGGAGGGCTTGGCACCACATCGATCCTCTATGTCGCGAATACCGGCTCCGATAATGTGTCGGGGTACGGCATCAATACAACAGGCGGAACCCTCACGGCGATTCCCGGTTCTCCGTTCTTGAACGTCTCGGGGCCTTCCGCCATGGCCGTGTCCTCCAATGGATTTTTTGCCTATGTGACGAACAGTCGAGCAAATAATGTGACGGCATTTAGAATTTCTACGGAAGGTGCGCTCCTATCGGTCCCGACGACGCCGTCCAATCCCAACCCGGTCTCGGTCGATGCCGCTCCCGGCGCATTGGCCATTGCCCCAAACACGAAACATGTGTATGTAGCGAGTAGCGGCATTGATACGGTGACCGCGTTCAATCTAGAGGCCTCCGGCGCCTTGACATTGATACCGCAGACGTCCGGCGCCGCGAATCCTGTGGCCGTCAACGGATCGGATCCCGTAGCCATTGCGATCACGCCAAGCGGAACATTCCTCTATGTGGCCAACAGCGGGTCCAACAACGTCACGGCGTTTTCAATCGGAGCCACCGGGCTTGTCGGTCTGATCACTCCCTCCGGGGCAAATACCAATCCTCTCTCCACCGGCGGGACGGTGCCCAAAAGCATGGCCATTTCGCCGAACGGATCGTTTCTTTACGTGGCTAACAGCGGCTCTCATAATGTGACGGTCTTTCAAATCGGAGCAAACGGCCTCTTGACCTTGGTGCCGCCTGCGGGAGCCGGCACGAATCCTGTCTCCACAGGCAGTACGACTCCCAACTCCCTCATGATCTCCTCCAATGGACGATTCCTTTATTCCGCCAATGGTGGCGGCACGATATCGGCATTCACCATCGGGAGTGACGGACTGTTAACGCTCGTGCCCGGCTCGGCGGGCAACCTCAATCCCGTCTCAGCAGGGATGAACGCAAATCCCGTAGCCCTGACGATGTCACCCGATGGGCGGTTCCTGTACGTCGCGAACGTGACGCCTCAAGGGGGTCGTGTGGCTGCGTATATCATCAACGTCGAAACAGGAACACTTGCCCCCTTGACCGCTCTGGTGGGTAATCCATTTTTAGCGGGAACCACGCCCTCTGCTATCGCGACGCCTGGTCGCCCATAG
- a CDS encoding metal-dependent hydrolase family protein — protein MTIAIHHVRLIDGTGDLHDNATLLVRGTKIVAVGPSKEVGIPKGAVRIDGRGLSIIPGLIDCHVHLCLGGEPDVVGALESEQPAYTLLKSATHAKATIDAGFTTVRDVGSRDHSIFTLKQAIESGVMPGPRIVGAGRAICMIGGHARFIGQEVEGTEQVRQAVAEQVAAGAGVIKVIASGGVLTPGTSPDDAQMTMEELAAAVDAAQQAGKRVAAHAHGAGGMKNAITAGVRSIEHATLLDDESGTLMKRYGVYMVPTLSALATTAACRPSCGIPESALDKAKAMTKRHRASFTHAHRSGIAIAMGTDAGTPFNYHGENAQELERMVALGMTPMEAIIASTATAAQLIGIQDSVGTLAKGMEADLVILKGNPLRRIDVLRERDKIMGVMKAGKFVAGVLART, from the coding sequence GTGACGATTGCCATTCATCACGTGCGCCTCATTGATGGGACGGGAGACCTTCACGATAACGCGACACTGCTCGTGCGCGGCACGAAGATCGTGGCAGTCGGCCCAAGCAAGGAAGTCGGAATTCCCAAAGGGGCTGTCCGCATCGACGGCCGCGGGCTCTCGATTATCCCAGGACTCATCGACTGCCATGTCCATCTGTGTTTGGGCGGAGAGCCGGACGTCGTCGGCGCGCTCGAATCAGAGCAGCCTGCCTATACGTTGCTGAAGTCGGCCACGCACGCGAAGGCGACGATTGACGCCGGATTTACCACGGTGCGCGACGTGGGATCGCGGGACCATTCGATCTTCACGCTGAAACAAGCCATTGAATCCGGCGTGATGCCCGGGCCACGCATCGTCGGTGCAGGACGCGCCATCTGCATGATCGGTGGCCATGCGCGGTTCATCGGCCAGGAAGTGGAAGGGACGGAGCAGGTCAGGCAAGCGGTGGCCGAACAGGTCGCCGCCGGCGCGGGGGTCATCAAGGTGATCGCCTCGGGAGGAGTGCTGACGCCCGGCACCTCGCCGGATGACGCGCAAATGACGATGGAGGAGTTGGCGGCAGCGGTCGATGCGGCGCAACAAGCCGGGAAACGAGTCGCCGCCCATGCCCATGGCGCTGGCGGGATGAAAAACGCGATCACCGCCGGGGTGCGATCGATCGAACATGCCACCTTGTTGGACGACGAGTCGGGAACGCTCATGAAGCGATATGGAGTCTATATGGTCCCGACCCTTTCAGCCTTGGCGACCACGGCGGCCTGCCGACCAAGTTGCGGCATCCCGGAAAGCGCACTCGACAAGGCTAAAGCGATGACCAAGCGCCACCGAGCCAGTTTCACGCATGCGCACCGGAGCGGCATTGCCATCGCCATGGGAACCGATGCCGGAACCCCCTTCAATTACCATGGGGAGAATGCGCAGGAACTTGAACGGATGGTCGCGCTCGGTATGACGCCGATGGAGGCCATCATTGCCTCGACCGCCACGGCGGCCCAACTCATCGGCATTCAGGATTCAGTCGGAACGCTGGCCAAAGGAATGGAAGCCGATCTTGTGATTTTAAAAGGAAACCCGCTCAGACGGATCGACGTGCTGCGAGAGCGGGACAAGATTATGGGCGTGATGAAGGCGGGGAAATTCGTGGCGGGAGTGCTCGCACGAACGTAG
- a CDS encoding type II toxin-antitoxin system HicB family antitoxin gives MDQPTFIFSQDQGKWRGYLQGYPDYSAQGESFEDLQFKLRQLYRDLIVGKPSNVRKIA, from the coding sequence ATGGATCAACCCACATTCATTTTCTCGCAAGATCAGGGCAAGTGGCGCGGCTATCTGCAAGGCTATCCTGACTACTCCGCACAAGGGGAGTCGTTCGAAGACCTGCAGTTCAAACTTCGTCAGCTCTACCGCGATCTCATCGTCGGCAAACCTTCCAACGTACGGAAAATTGCCTGA
- a CDS encoding Rossmann-fold NAD(P)-binding domain-containing protein — MHHSLTILGSGYTAKFLLPLAQRDYPHVFATSRDPDRHLGHLRPDQRIRFDLEQPETWQAIPTTTDIAWCFPPVPIELVRRFADTISLHTRRLVVLGSTSAYDSGASAEYPPPWVDETAPIDPTKPRVQGEELLRTIYGAIVLRVAGIYGPGRNPVEWIRTGRVNRSRKYVNLIHVEDLASSCLAALTHAESSRVYNISDGNPRTWIDICQVVEQRWNIRSSDSQKATATGKRVSNKRMRELLRLGGTDLRHGDLFEALELL, encoded by the coding sequence TTGCATCACTCACTCACCATCCTCGGATCAGGCTACACGGCCAAGTTTCTCCTGCCGCTTGCTCAGCGCGACTACCCGCATGTCTTCGCCACCAGTCGTGACCCCGATCGGCATCTCGGTCATCTGAGGCCTGACCAACGGATACGATTCGATTTGGAACAACCTGAGACCTGGCAGGCGATTCCGACAACAACCGATATCGCATGGTGCTTTCCCCCAGTACCGATCGAGTTGGTTCGGCGGTTCGCTGACACCATATCTCTCCATACCCGTCGGCTGGTGGTACTCGGCAGTACTTCCGCCTACGACAGCGGAGCCTCCGCTGAGTATCCGCCACCGTGGGTTGATGAAACAGCCCCAATAGACCCGACAAAACCTCGCGTGCAGGGTGAGGAACTATTACGAACTATATATGGCGCCATTGTGTTGCGAGTTGCGGGGATCTATGGCCCTGGCCGCAATCCCGTCGAATGGATTAGAACAGGTCGAGTGAACCGCTCGCGCAAATATGTCAACCTGATTCACGTGGAGGACCTGGCTTCATCCTGTCTCGCAGCCCTTACCCATGCCGAGTCCAGCAGGGTTTACAACATCAGCGACGGAAATCCGAGGACCTGGATAGATATCTGTCAGGTGGTTGAGCAACGATGGAATATTCGATCCTCCGATTCTCAGAAGGCCACCGCCACAGGGAAGCGAGTGTCGAACAAGCGGATGCGCGAGTTGCTCAGGTTGGGTGGCACGGATTTACGCCATGGAGATCTCTTCGAGGCGCTTGAACTGCTATAG